In a genomic window of Physeter macrocephalus isolate SW-GA chromosome 14, ASM283717v5, whole genome shotgun sequence:
- the WFIKKN2 gene encoding WAP, Kazal, immunoglobulin, Kunitz and NTR domain-containing protein 2, producing the protein MDVKGKKGPVGMPKEATCDHFMCLQQGSECDIWDGQPVCKCRDRCEKEPSFTCASDGLTYYNRCYMDAEACSKGITLAVVTCRYHFTWPNTSPPPPETTVHPTTAPPETPGLDTAAPALLNYPAHQSVTVGETVSFLCDVVGRPRPEITWEKQLEDRENVVMRPNHVRGNVVVTNIAQLVIYSAQPQDAGIYTCTARNAAGVLRADFPLSVVRGGRPSATEESSPNGTAFPAAECLKPPDSEDCGEEQTRWHFDAQANNCLTFTFGHCHRNRNHFETYEACMLACVSGPLAVCSLPALQGPCKAYEPRWAYNSQTGQCQSFVYGGCEGNGNNFESREACEESCPFPRGNQRCRACKPRQKLVTSFCRSDFVILGRVSELTEEPDSGRALVTVDEVLKDEKMGLKFLGREPLEVTLLHVDWTCPCPNVTVGETPLIIMGEVDGGMAMLRPDSFVGASSTRRVRKLREVMHKKTCDVLKEFPGLQ; encoded by the coding sequence ATGGACGTGAAGGGGAAGAAGGGCCCCGTGGGCATGCCCAAGGAGGCCACGTGCGACCATTTCATGTGTCTGCAGCAGGGCTCCGAATGTGACATCTGGGACGGCCAGCCCGTGTGCAAGTGCAGAGACCGCTGTGAGAAGGAGCCCAGTTTCACCTGTGCCTCCGACGGCCTCACCTACTATAACCGCTGCTACATGGACGCCGAGGCCTGCTCCAAGGGCATCACACTGGCTGTCGTCACCTGCCGCTATCACTTCACCTGGCCCAACACCAGCCCCCCACCACCCGAGACCACCGTGCACCCCACCACGGCCCCCCCAGAGACCCCTGGGCTGGACACAGCGGCCCCAGCTCTGCTCAACTACCCCGCTCACCAGTCGGTCACTGTGGGGGAGACAGTGAGCTTCCTTTGTGATGTGGTGGGCCGGCCCCGGCCCGAGATCACCTGGGAGAAGCAGCTCGAGGATCGGGAGAACGTGGTCATGAGGCCCAACCACGTGCGCGGCAACGTGGTGGTCACCAACATCGCCCAGCTGGTCATCTACAGCGCCCAGCCCCAGGACGCCGGCATCTACACCTGCACGGCCCGCAACGCCGCCGGCGTCCTGCGTGCTGACTTCCCGCTGTCGGTGGTCCGGGGGGGTCGGCCTTCGGCCACCGAGGAGAGCAGCCCGAACGGCACAGCCTTCCCCGCAGCCGAGTGCCTGAAGCCCCCTGACAGTGAGGACTGCGGCGAAGAGCAGACCCGCTGGCACTTCGACGCCCAGGCCAACAACTGCCTGACCTTCACCTTCGGCCACTGCCACCGCAACCGCAACCACTTTGAGACCTACGAGGCCTGCATGCTGGCCTGCGTCAGCGGGCCGCTGGCCGTGTGCAGCCTGCCCGCCCTGCAGGGGCCCTGCAAGGCCTACGAGCCCCGCTGGGCCTACAACAGCCAGACGGGCCAGTGCCAGTCCTTTGTCTACGGCGGCTGCGAGGGCAACGGCAACAACTTTGAGAGCCGCGAGGCCTGCGAGGAGTCCTGCCCCTTCCCTCGGGGGAACCAGCGCTGCCGGGCCTGCAAGCCAAGGCAGAAGCTCGTCACCAGCTTCTGTCGGAGCGACTTTGTCATCTTGGGCCGAGTCTCTGAGCTGACAGAGGAGCCCGACTCAGGTCGCGCCCTGGTGACTGTGGACGAGGTCCTAAAGGATGAGAAGATGGGTCTCAAGTTCCTGGGCCGGGAGCCACTGGAGGTCACTCTGCTCCACGTGGACTGGACCTGCCCCTGCCCCAATGTGACGGTGGGCGAGACTCCGCTCATCATCATGGGTGAGGTGGACGGTGGCATGGCCATGCTGCGGCCCGACAGCTTCGTGGGGGCCTCGAGCACCCGGCGGGTTCGGAAGCTGCGCGAGGTCATGCACAAGAAAACCTGTGACGTCCTCAAGGAGTTCCCAGGCTTGCAGTGA